A DNA window from Paenibacillus andongensis contains the following coding sequences:
- a CDS encoding alpha/beta hydrolase, whose translation MNKKGNALVATSLTFLLVATGCGPLHSNGVKPSLANPTQVQFNNDSQSSQQPVKQNEIILEPAAQKYVEETANPPYPFDLGPIKAREALDKLQSGPINKPPVDIQDLIIPGGPTGKVSIRIIKPKNAPKNLPVILYSHGGGWVLGNAHTHDRLIRELAVGSQSAVVFINYSLSPEAKYPVALEEVYTGLDWVAKNGKRYGMNDKKITVAGDSVGGNISAAITLLAKERKGPKIEKQLLFYPVTNAAFDTASYDQFAEGYYLRRDTMQWFWDQYTTNPKQREDIYASPLRASIEQLKGLPKALIINGEADVLRDEGEAYANKLRQAGVPVTSVRFRGIIHDFVMLNNMAETESTRGAMLLSNAWLKQ comes from the coding sequence ATGAATAAAAAAGGAAATGCATTAGTAGCAACCAGCTTAACATTCTTGCTTGTAGCAACTGGCTGCGGTCCATTGCATTCAAATGGAGTAAAACCATCTTTAGCAAATCCAACTCAAGTACAATTTAACAATGATTCACAATCTTCACAACAACCCGTGAAGCAGAACGAAATTATCCTTGAACCAGCAGCTCAGAAGTATGTAGAAGAAACCGCTAACCCGCCGTATCCGTTTGACCTTGGACCGATAAAAGCCCGTGAGGCTCTTGATAAACTTCAATCCGGTCCAATTAATAAGCCTCCTGTGGATATACAAGATCTAATAATCCCAGGCGGACCTACTGGAAAGGTTTCCATACGGATTATTAAACCGAAAAATGCACCAAAAAATCTACCTGTAATTCTATATAGTCACGGAGGCGGTTGGGTACTTGGTAACGCACATACGCATGATCGCCTAATACGTGAGCTTGCAGTAGGTTCACAATCAGCCGTCGTTTTCATCAATTATAGTCTTTCACCAGAAGCGAAATATCCTGTTGCCCTGGAAGAGGTTTACACTGGGTTAGATTGGGTGGCTAAAAACGGCAAGAGGTACGGGATGAATGACAAAAAAATTACGGTAGCCGGCGACAGTGTCGGAGGGAATATATCAGCAGCAATTACACTGCTGGCCAAAGAACGTAAGGGTCCGAAGATCGAGAAGCAGCTGCTTTTTTATCCAGTAACTAATGCGGCGTTCGATACAGCTTCTTATGATCAATTCGCTGAAGGCTACTACCTCCGCCGTGATACGATGCAATGGTTCTGGGACCAGTACACGACCAATCCGAAACAAAGAGAGGACATCTATGCTTCTCCGCTTCGTGCATCTATTGAGCAATTAAAGGGGCTTCCTAAAGCACTAATCATTAACGGTGAAGCAGATGTATTACGAGATGAGGGAGAGGCTTACGCCAACAAGCTTAGACAAGCTGGGGTTCCGGTAACTTCCGTGCGCTTTCGAGGTATTATCCACGACTTTGTCATGCTTAATAACATGGCTGAAACCGAATCAACTCGCGGTGCTATGCTGCTCAGCAATGCTTGGCTGAAGCAATAG
- a CDS encoding M14 family zinc carboxypeptidase, whose product MVKPFWKSKLTEIEHCMNVTKGKARGLASSAGGRNIYLVEYGEKENFGRKANYNSACGAGNPDHYALKSKDNKPVLLIVGGIHGGELEGIVAVMNLIQLLETGTDYRGKGHDYLFENAHRFRLLLIPCMNPDGRARLPIDSLIDVSYEKFVYYMQGTWKDGTLCSWPDCKAVHPIKDAADYLGSYFNDDGVNLMHDNFFAPMAEETRALLALADAEAPDLSVLLHGGANNDNHFCEISYLPYAVMQKQQEFNHKLVDAYALQGLPFTERNQLVVDDGRKPNPSFNLTSAIHHVCGGMSMTFESNMGLDAPGVKLTPDEILDSHFVLFEEMFRFHLDGSGS is encoded by the coding sequence ATGGTTAAACCGTTTTGGAAGAGCAAATTGACGGAAATTGAGCATTGTATGAATGTCACGAAGGGCAAAGCGAGGGGACTAGCTTCCTCAGCAGGCGGACGTAACATTTATTTAGTCGAATACGGCGAGAAAGAGAACTTTGGACGAAAAGCTAATTATAATTCGGCTTGCGGAGCAGGAAATCCGGACCATTACGCACTTAAAAGCAAGGATAATAAACCTGTGCTATTGATTGTCGGAGGCATTCATGGCGGCGAACTGGAGGGCATCGTCGCTGTGATGAATCTTATCCAACTGCTCGAAACAGGGACTGATTACAGGGGGAAAGGGCATGATTATTTATTTGAAAACGCCCATCGATTCCGGCTGCTGCTCATCCCCTGCATGAATCCCGACGGACGAGCAAGGCTGCCGATCGATTCACTGATCGATGTGTCTTACGAGAAGTTCGTCTATTATATGCAAGGAACGTGGAAAGACGGCACGCTTTGTTCATGGCCAGACTGCAAGGCGGTTCATCCCATCAAGGACGCTGCTGATTACCTTGGGTCTTATTTTAACGATGATGGCGTTAATCTGATGCACGACAATTTCTTTGCTCCGATGGCAGAGGAGACTCGTGCGCTGCTCGCGCTTGCCGATGCGGAAGCACCAGATCTATCCGTTTTGCTGCATGGCGGTGCAAATAATGACAATCATTTTTGTGAAATCTCTTATTTGCCATATGCGGTCATGCAAAAACAGCAGGAGTTTAATCACAAACTTGTTGATGCTTACGCGTTGCAAGGACTCCCATTTACGGAAAGGAATCAATTGGTGGTGGATGATGGGAGGAAGCCAAATCCTTCATTTAATCTAACATCTGCGATCCACCACGTTTGCGGTGGAATGAGTATGACCTTCGAATCCAATATGGGGCTGGATGCTCCCGGAGTTAAATTGACGCCAGATGAAATCTTGGATAGCCATTTCGTATTGTTTGAGGAAATGTTCCGGTTTCATTTGGACGGGAGCGGGTCCTGA
- a CDS encoding carbohydrate ABC transporter permease — protein sequence MAAVSISSAEYVTGNQISLWPKGINFDAYKAVLKDNRILVGYKNTLIYVGLGTTLSLVFTTMGAYALSRRNLVFGRTFMLIIVFTMLFTGGLIPTYLVVRSYGLLDTIWAMVLPGLVSSWFLIIMRTFFQGIPRELEESGKIDGLSDLGILLRIILPLSKPVMLTISLFYAVQIWGNFFTALIYLRDANLYPLQVTIRNIVLIGQLTDTTVSTAIGDKAVVLESLKYAVILVGTLPIMIVYPFIQKHFVKGAMMGSVKG from the coding sequence ATGGCAGCAGTTTCAATAAGTTCCGCAGAATATGTGACCGGAAATCAGATCAGTCTATGGCCAAAAGGCATCAATTTCGATGCATACAAAGCCGTTCTAAAAGATAATCGTATTCTGGTCGGCTACAAAAATACACTCATCTATGTTGGGCTTGGAACTACGCTTTCGCTTGTTTTCACTACGATGGGAGCCTACGCACTGTCGCGAAGAAATCTCGTCTTCGGCAGGACATTTATGCTGATCATCGTGTTCACCATGCTGTTCACAGGCGGACTGATCCCGACGTATCTCGTTGTTCGCAGTTATGGTTTGTTAGATACCATATGGGCAATGGTCTTGCCTGGACTCGTTTCCTCCTGGTTCCTGATCATCATGCGCACTTTTTTTCAAGGCATTCCGCGAGAACTTGAGGAGTCTGGTAAAATCGACGGGTTGTCTGATCTTGGCATCCTGTTAAGAATTATTCTTCCCTTGTCTAAACCCGTGATGTTAACGATCTCATTGTTCTATGCCGTCCAAATCTGGGGCAACTTCTTCACCGCACTTATCTATTTACGAGATGCTAACTTATATCCGCTTCAGGTTACGATTCGGAATATCGTCCTGATCGGCCAACTCACGGATACCACTGTAAGTACAGCCATCGGAGATAAGGCGGTCGTATTGGAATCGCTGAAATATGCTGTCATTCTCGTCGGTACACTGCCGATTATGATCGTGTATCCTTTCATTCAAAAGCATTTTGTTAAAGGCGCAATGATGGGGTCAGTAAAAGGATGA
- a CDS encoding ABC transporter permease — protein sequence MKPSIIKQIKRDHIFLLLLAPVLVYYILFKYVPMFGIVISFMDYNLFKGLSGSQWVGFKYYKLFLENPDALIIIKNTVVLGGYKLLFGFPAPIVLALLLNELRSSVYKRFVQTVSYLPYFLSTVVVSSIIVMLLSPSTGWLSHMFQRLGFPTINFLQESEWFRTIYVSSEIWQQVGWGSIIFLAAMTTIDPQLYEAAKMDGAGRLRQIWHVTLPGIATTVVIMFILQIGHVLEIGFEKVFLLSNAATYDTSDVISTYVYRVGLLQSGFSYGTAIDLFMGIIGFILVYTSNKLSSRFGETSLW from the coding sequence TTGAAGCCATCTATTATAAAGCAAATAAAACGTGATCATATATTTTTGCTGCTGCTGGCACCCGTGCTGGTCTATTACATTCTGTTCAAGTATGTTCCTATGTTCGGAATTGTTATATCTTTTATGGACTACAATCTATTCAAGGGTTTGTCAGGGAGTCAATGGGTAGGTTTTAAATATTACAAGCTGTTCCTTGAAAATCCCGATGCCCTTATCATTATCAAGAATACAGTCGTACTCGGGGGATATAAGCTGCTTTTTGGATTTCCCGCTCCGATCGTGCTGGCCCTTTTATTGAATGAGCTTCGAAGTTCGGTTTATAAACGATTCGTGCAAACGGTAAGTTATCTTCCCTATTTTCTATCTACGGTAGTAGTTTCAAGCATCATTGTCATGTTATTATCGCCGAGTACCGGCTGGCTCAGCCATATGTTTCAACGGTTGGGATTTCCGACCATCAATTTTTTACAGGAATCCGAATGGTTTCGAACGATCTATGTCAGCTCGGAAATATGGCAGCAAGTGGGCTGGGGCTCCATTATTTTTCTTGCGGCCATGACGACCATTGATCCACAGTTGTATGAGGCAGCAAAAATGGATGGCGCCGGCAGGTTAAGGCAAATCTGGCATGTGACGCTTCCTGGCATTGCGACAACGGTTGTTATTATGTTCATTCTGCAGATCGGTCATGTTCTGGAAATCGGTTTTGAAAAAGTGTTTCTATTGTCCAATGCAGCTACTTACGACACGTCAGACGTCATCTCAACTTACGTTTACCGGGTTGGCCTATTGCAAAGCGGATTTAGTTACGGTACGGCCATCGATTTATTTATGGGGATCATCGGATTCATACTCGTATATACGAGCAATAAGCTCAGCAGCAGATTTGGGGAAACAAGCCTATGGTAA
- a CDS encoding extracellular solute-binding protein, producing the protein MIQRKQMKNGAIVFTVITALLAGCTGKESGTSSTATPSPSAAASVKPAEAATLRLLTDLSSAWPVKKDWAVWKWVKEKTNITINQETQTGPESLALAIASGDMPDLMSVFPPDAQKYGPQGAFLDLSKHLNKMPNLKSFLASRPDVAQRMTSPGGEMYHVLNDGMGAGNQTVYFYRDDIFKKHSLQEPKTWDELYATAKKLKELYPDSYPFVFRHGINTLKYFAPAFGVYPSFFEDKATGKIKHGVTDPGFKKMVEYLNKFHKEGLTPPDWLSMDYKAWTQFITTSKSFMTIQFIGQIEIMNTQLQNGGNGAHLKFMAPPLGYGSKAYIPNTNFEEYGFAVSSKTKNLDAALRYLDFIYSKEGKDILSWGKEGETYTVENNKRKFLPRFKEPNDLRKEMGMFTTGAYGLADFEASKSLSNENEQYSFTEAAKYQFPVINALPPLTSEEKSAISLLEEQINKYYESSVAKFILGETPMTEWDAFLAQLNKMGSQKLIDTYQIGLDRLKKNNK; encoded by the coding sequence TTGATACAAAGAAAACAAATGAAAAATGGAGCCATTGTATTCACCGTAATAACAGCGCTGCTAGCAGGCTGTACGGGGAAAGAAAGCGGTACGAGTTCAACTGCCACTCCTAGCCCGAGCGCAGCAGCCTCAGTCAAACCAGCTGAAGCGGCAACTCTACGTTTATTAACCGATCTATCAAGTGCCTGGCCGGTTAAGAAAGATTGGGCTGTATGGAAGTGGGTCAAGGAGAAGACGAACATCACGATCAATCAGGAGACGCAAACGGGTCCAGAGTCATTGGCACTTGCCATCGCATCCGGAGACATGCCGGATTTAATGTCTGTTTTTCCGCCTGACGCTCAAAAGTATGGGCCGCAGGGCGCTTTCCTGGATTTGTCCAAACATCTGAACAAGATGCCTAATCTAAAATCCTTCCTAGCATCCAGACCCGATGTTGCTCAAAGAATGACGTCACCGGGTGGAGAAATGTACCATGTGCTCAATGATGGCATGGGGGCAGGAAACCAGACTGTCTATTTTTACAGGGATGATATTTTCAAGAAGCACTCCCTCCAGGAGCCGAAGACGTGGGATGAGTTATATGCAACTGCAAAGAAACTAAAGGAGCTATATCCTGATAGCTATCCATTCGTGTTCCGTCATGGAATCAATACCTTGAAATACTTTGCTCCAGCGTTTGGCGTATACCCATCTTTCTTCGAGGACAAAGCTACCGGTAAAATCAAGCATGGGGTGACCGATCCGGGCTTCAAGAAAATGGTGGAATATCTAAACAAGTTCCATAAGGAAGGTTTGACGCCTCCGGATTGGCTTTCGATGGACTATAAGGCCTGGACGCAATTCATTACAACGAGCAAATCGTTCATGACCATTCAATTTATCGGACAAATCGAAATCATGAACACGCAGCTTCAGAATGGCGGAAATGGCGCTCATTTGAAATTCATGGCACCACCGTTAGGCTACGGCAGCAAGGCGTATATCCCGAACACGAACTTTGAAGAATACGGATTCGCCGTATCCTCCAAAACGAAAAATTTGGACGCCGCACTGCGCTATCTTGACTTCATCTATTCCAAAGAAGGGAAAGACATTCTCAGTTGGGGTAAAGAAGGAGAAACGTACACAGTTGAAAACAATAAACGTAAGTTTCTGCCACGTTTCAAAGAGCCTAATGACCTGCGCAAAGAAATGGGTATGTTTACGACAGGTGCTTATGGGCTGGCTGATTTTGAAGCCTCGAAATCGCTTAGTAATGAAAATGAACAGTATTCTTTCACAGAAGCTGCGAAGTATCAATTCCCTGTCATCAACGCATTACCTCCATTAACAAGCGAAGAGAAGAGTGCGATCTCACTCTTAGAGGAGCAAATTAACAAATATTATGAATCATCTGTAGCCAAATTTATTTTGGGCGAGACCCCAATGACGGAGTGGGATGCATTCCTTGCCCAGCTGAACAAGATGGGCTCACAGAAGCTGATTGATACCTATCAGATTGGATTGGACCGACTCAAAAAAAACAATAAGTAG